The Dunckerocampus dactyliophorus isolate RoL2022-P2 chromosome 1, RoL_Ddac_1.1, whole genome shotgun sequence genome has a segment encoding these proteins:
- the LOC129179996 gene encoding FERM and PDZ domain-containing protein 4-like isoform X5 — protein MSHKNKTSGWPPPGPTSWGGLQGPPYSWDSMNNSRDGRNCLTNQVSQSSSLEEVHLDGLPPAPRLVEMRRDPVLGFGFVAGSEKPVVVRSVTPGGPSEGKLLPGDEIIMINDEPVSSAPRERVIDLVRSCKESILLTVVQPYPSPKSAFISAAKKAMLKSNPVKVRFAEEVIINGQVPNPVKDNSLLFMPNVLKVYLENGQTKSFRFDSSTSIKDVILTLQEKLSIKCIEHFSLMLEERIEGCGNRLLLLHEQEMLAQVTRRPGSDKMKCFFRISFMPRDPVELLRRDAVAFEYLYVQSCNDVVLERFGPELKYDAALRLAALQMYILTMTTRQSQKVSLKYIQKEWGLSLFLPPAVMTSTKEKNIKKALTHILKTNQNLVPPGKKLTALQAKVHYLRYLSELQLYGGREFKSILLQGEKQTDVTLLVGPRYGISHVINARTNLVALLADFSHVNRIEILTEDENNVRLELHVLDVRPITLIMESSDAMNLACLTAGYYRLLVDSRRSIFNMAHCNSSAGDDNSQDRILEWPYSTSFGDGEELSTSQAELYRDCQYSDNGQRENRLSSYFHHSQNPDRDLETRQSPVPPPLPPATRHKPQDSPRSAKVSFIFGGDPPLNKSRSLGYERLQESAEVPEHGPPYLHNTDFGAQDRVPFQFSGLTHVYSNITTEEGGEEPLLRDLFYRDTTDDAEDDDEASCEEDSTGGTPVGDGEGRGGLATAAGKTTFLTFSGSTDDIIDLTSLPPPEGDDAVDDDEDDTLLETLNLAIAAPPPGFRDSSDEDTAPEGRPLSLQDNDDIPVSLIDAIPTLGEGEGGGQRQLENKVVNTLQALEALSVSDQRPPPPRPPTSSNNPGVYTSQGLSPESSSDSGNETNSSEMTELSELAATHRLSESHMRLLVATREGYQPLLEEKTEFPVSPSTEGTTLKKSRSPQHLRPPAVPPRRSPHLDTMSSRPDGVGGRSQTNLSSTLQRPSSTTPGGKHHKKSADSSGKYNTFSTREGYRGGSSGSIHLDFNQRTSFCDRGGSQRRHNFVLEENSQAEGHDVNSHPSDHRRIACPASSTSDRLSDGTALGECSADNRAVEQDEHLVVASLLSPSKKPRLGDSDQGSDIQNDHPPISRQQSVARLCEYHLAKRISNLQGETQNSLQGSLCSSLDAGGSANSSVCATPTDSPLGPGAIEAKHHRMQRHPLSSSSSSLLRVLNYEEFKPGQNPQAKDFHPHADPALLRKMLPNIHAPSTGTDPGRPSSATPSKHKETASSKKACFKGPNQKEGSEAYRQLINYLTVSQMHQGGKLHSAGMGGGVKKDTRRYITSNPQLVEMVKNRGNTIARCPCMPSSMSSPFVRPNLVNQNALQLTNRDQKPYHSATLPAKLKRSPDTHSQGPNDRLDLRRANAERRSSFSGLESELETGDIDPEHFLSLYKKDDCITREAGGTINRHPPRSRSQPSGGTDDWFRSDPRERHAFRQPPASCLSGQRADLNSLSLGRGPSAFTRQASTGTMAGISFPSPPHHPQSPPPPVLIPVQSNAASSHSGCTQNAIHSTLLRPNQNHIHAVSPIPPQSDPVSNYSQRGRELKRSSSNITNSSGSVEVLFENPSRSQSQQPLSPSVPQQGDTKVQKRPTRKRLSKSYSQGSVSSHTTCWSSGSRTDSRRASVAFPLQKDNKQMKGSQKLDTSPWRCNGPFSYCFFKRKSEGEDDDSEWETRQSRGGSDMDNDCAASLGIFPCGSAVDAAGEQLYGEVLNNMSFSDRLSRVNALKDRMYSFPSGFTDVRRDASELIALVRSSIGRCDRGAQMPMQDVSQSKQLLSVESKELGRACRRMAQAHSSPEEMLLAVTCSFQVLCCLCEACMCLVKGLSASASHQQREVVAKVDEVVMNYICLLKAAEAATVGAPGEQSVKALVRHSSTMSAIANALTRSLKTLLSK, from the exons CCACAAGAACAAGACATCCGGCTGGCCGCCCCCAGGCCCAACCTCCTGGGGAGGACTGCAGGGGCCACCGTACAGCTGGGACAGCATGAACAATAGCAGGGATGGCCGGAACTGTCTCACCAA CCAAGTGTCCCAGAGCAGCTCCCTGGAGGAGGTTCATCTGGATGGACTACCACCTGCACCTCGCCTGGTGGAGATGAGGCGTGATCCTGTCCTGGGTTTTGGCTTTGTGGCTGGCAGTGAAAAACCAGTTGTAGTTCGCTCCGTCACGCCAG gTGGTCCATCAGAGGGAAAGCTGTTGCCAGGAGATGAGATCATTATGATCAACGACGAACCCGTCAGTTCGGCTCCAAGAGAACGAGTAATCGACCTTGTCAG GAGCTGCAAAGAATCCATCCTGTTGACTGTTGTCCAACCATATCCG TCTCCTAAATCAGCATTCATCAGTGCAGCCAAAAAAGCCATGCTCAAGTCCAATCCGGTCAAAGTGCGCTTTGCCGAGGAGGTCATTATAAACGGCCAGGTTCCA AACCCAGTGAAGGACAACTCTCTTCTGTTCATGCCAAATGTCCTGAAGGTCTACCTAGAGAACGGTCAGACTAAGTCTTTCCGTTTTGACAGCAGTACCTCCAtcaag GATGTGATCCTGACACTGCAAGAGAAGCTATCCATCAAATGCATCGAGCATTTCTCCCTCATGCTGGAGGAGAGGATTGAAGGCTGTGGCAACAGACTGCTTCTGCTGCATGAACAAGAGATGCTCGCTCAG GTGACTCGCAGGCCCGGTTCTGATAAGATGAAATGTTTCTTTCGAATCAGCttcatgccccgcgaccctgtGGAGCTGCTGCGGAGGGACGCCGTGGCGTTTGAATACCTCTACGTGCAG AGCTGCAACGATGTGGTGCTGGAGCGGTTCGGCCCAGAACTGAAGTATGATGCAGCGCTACGACTGGCGGCGCTGCAGATGTACATTCTCACCATGACAACCAGACAAAGCCAGAAAGTCTCACTCAAATACATCCA AAAGGAGTGGGGCCTGTCACTGTTCCTGCCGCCTGCTGTGATGACCAGCACCAAggagaaaaacatcaaaaaagctCTGACGCACATCCTCAAAACCAACCAGAACCTCGTCCCTCCTGGGAAAAAA CTGACTGCTTTGCAGGCCAAGGTGCATTACCTAAGGTACCTCAGTGAGCTCCAGCTTTATGGAGGGAGGGAGTTTAAATCAATACTTTTG CAAGGTGAGAAACAAACCGACGTGACGTTGTTAGTGGGCCCTCGTTACGGTATCAGTCACGTCATCAATGCTCGGACCAACCTGGTGGCTCTGTTGGCTGACTTCAGCCATGTGAACCGAATCGAAATTCTAACCGAGGATGAAAACAATGTCCGGCTGGAACTGCATGTCCTGGATGTCCGG CCCATCACACTCATCATGGAGTCAAGCGACGCGATGAACCTGGCATGTCTTACCGCGGGCTACTATCGCCTCCTAGTGGACTCAAGGAGATCCATCTTCAACATGGCCCACTGCAACAGCTCAGCAGGCGATGACAACA GCCAGGATCGTATCCTGGAATGGCCGTACAGCACATCTTTTGGGGACGGTGAGGAGCTATCAACCAGCCAGGCAGAGCTCTACAGGGattgtcaatattcagacaatggACAGAGAGAAAACAGGCTCTCTTCTTACTTCCATCATTCTCAAAACCCTGACAGAGACCTTGAGACACGGCAAAGTCCagtgcctcctcctcttcctcccgcTACCAGACACAAACCCCAAGATTCACCTCGTAGTGCCAAagtgtcatttatttttggAGGAGACCCACCTTTGAACAAGTCCAGGAGCTTAGGCTATGAACGACTTCAGGAGAGTGCTGAAGTACCTGAGCACGGACCACCATACTTGCACAATACAGACTTTGGGGCACAGGACAGGGTGCCCTTTCAATTCAGCGGTTTGACACACGTTTATAGCAACATAACAACTGAGGAAGGTGGTGAGGAGCCACTGTTAAGAGATCTGTTTTATCGTGACACAACAGACGACGCAGAAGATGATGACGAGGCCTCCTGCGAAGAAGACTCCACTGGGGGAACGCCAGTGGGGGACGGAGAAGGGAGAGGAGGACTGGCAACGGCGGCTGGCAAAACTACCTTTCTCACGTTTTCTGGTTctactgatgacatcattgacCTTACATCGCTGCCGCCACCCGAGGGTGATGACGCTGTAGACGACGATGAGGACGACACACTACTGGAGACGCTTAACCTTGCAATTGCAGCCCCTCCACCAGGCTTTCGGGACAGTTCAGACGAGGACACTGCACCTGAGGGAAGGCCGCTAAGCCTGCAAGATAATGATGATATTCCAGTCTCATTAATTGATGCCATTCCAACGCTCGGGGAGGGAGAAGGAGGGGGACAGAGGCAGCTGGAGAACAAAGTCGTGAACACTCTGCAGGCACTTGAGGCGTTGTCTGTTTCTGACCAGAGGCCTCCGCCACCGCGTCCACCAACCAGCAGTAATAATCCAG GTGTTTACACATCTCAAGGCCTTAGCCCAGAGTCTTCCTCTGACTCCGGCAATGAGACAAACTCCTCAGAAATGACAGAACTTTCTGAGCTGGCTGCTACGCACAGACTCAGTGAGAGCCACATGCGCCTCCTCGTGGCCACGAGGGAGGGATACCAACCTTTGCTGGAAGAGAAAACAGAGTTTCCAGTTTCCCCCAGTACTGAAGGAACAACCCTGAAGAAGTCCCGGAGTCCACAGCATCTCCGACCACCCGCAGTTCCTCCAAGACGTAGCCCACATTTGGACACAATGTCATCACGACCAGACGGCGTGGGCGGGAGATCTCAGACAAACCTTTCCTCCACTCTCCAGCGGCCCAGCTCCACAACGCCAGGAGGCAAGCATCACAAAAAGTCTGCAGACTCAAGTGGGAAGTATAACACCTTTAGCACAAGAGAGGGGTACCGGGGGGGAAGTAGTGGCAGCATCCATCTTGACTTCAATCAGCGTACTTCATTCTGTGATCGAGGAGGAAGCCAAAGAAGGCACAATTTTGTTTTGGAGGAAAATTCGCAAGCCGAGGGCCATGATGTGAACAGTCACCCTAGTGACCATCGCAGAATTGCTTGTCCGGCTTCCTCAACATCTGATCGGCTTTCAGATGGGACCGCTCTCGGGGAGTGCTCTGCTGATAATAGAGCTGTTGAGCAAGATGAACATCTAGTTGTAGCGTCATTGCTGTCCCCAAGTAAAAAACCCAGACTGGGGGATTCTGACCAAGGATCAGACATACAAAATGATCATCCTCCTATTTCAAGACAGCAAAGTGTTGCACGGTTATGTGAGTATCATCTCGCAAAAAGGATTTCAAACTTACAGGGTGAAACACAAAATTCGCTGCAGGGCTCCCTGTGCTCGTCACTGGATGCTGGTGGCAGTGCAAACAGCAGTGTCTGTGCCACCCCGACCGACTCACCGCTTGGTCCGGGCGCAATTGAGGCCAAACACCACCGCATGCAAAGGCACCCTCTGTCTAGCTCTTCTTCATCATTACTCAGGGTCTTAAACTATGAAGAATTTAAACCTGGACAGAACCCCCAAGCAAAAGATTTTCACCCCCATGCGGACCCTGCCCTCCTTCGGAAAATGTTGCCCAATATTCATGCTCCTTCTACGGGGACTGACCCTGGCCGTCCCTCTTCAGCCACACCCTCTAAACACAAAGAGACTGCTTCAAGCAAAAAGGCATGTTTCAAAGGGCCAAACCAGAAAGAAGGCAGTGAGGCATACAGACAATTGATCAACTACCTAACAGTAAGCCAAATGCACCAAGGAGGAAAGTTACACAGTGCAGGCATGGGGGGAGGTGTAAAAAAGGACACTCGTCGCTACATCACAAGCAACCCCCAGCTTGTCGAAATGGTTAAGAATCGAGGGAACACAATTGCTCGATGTCCATGTATGCCATCCTCCATGTCGTCCCCTTTTGTCCGCCCAAATTTGGTGAATCAAAATGCCTTGCAGCTGACAAATAGGGATCAAAAGCCGTACCATTCTGCCACACTTCCTGCCAAACTTAAAAGAAGCCCCGACACGCACTCTCAGGGCCCAAATGATAGATTAGATTTGAGGCGGGCAAATGCAGAAAGGAGAAGCTCCTTTTCTGGACTGGAAAGTGAGCTTGAGACGGGTGATATAGACCCGGAGCACTTTTTGTCGCTGTATAAGAAAGATGACTGCATTACCCGTGAGGCCGGGGGAACCATTAACCGGCACCCTCCTCGTTCAAGGAGCCAACCGAGCGGAGGCACAGATGACTGGTTCAGATCAGACCCTAGGGAAAGGCATGCATTTCGTCAGCCCCCTGCCTCCTGTCTAAGCGGTCAGCGAGCAGACCTCAACAGCCTCTCATTAGGAAGGGGTCCTTCAGCTTTCACCAGGCAGGCATCTACCGGGACCATGGCCGGCATTTCCTTTCCATCCCcaccccatcatccacagtctcCACCTCCTCCTGTATTAATTCCAGTACAATCCAACGCTGCATCCAGCCACTCCGGATGCACACAGAATGCCATCCATTCAACCCTGTTACGGCCAAACCAGAACCACATTCATGCTGTTAGCCCCATCCCACCACAATCAGATCCGGTCAGCAATTACTCACAAAGGGGCCGGGAACTAAAACGCAGCTCCAGCAATATCACCAACAGTTCTGGTAGTGTGGAAGTTCTGTTTGAAAATCCCAGCCGAAGCCAGAGCCAGCAGCCCTTGTCACCATCTGTGCCCCAGCAAGGAGACACTAAAGTCCAGAAGAGGCCCACAAGGAAACGTCTCTCCAAAAGTTACTCCCAAGGCTCAGTGTCATCCCACACCACGTGCTGGTCCTCAGGTAGCAGGACAGATAGCAGAAGGGCTTCTGTAGCATTTCCTTTGCAGAAAGACAATAAACAAATGAAGGGCTCTCAAAAACTGGACACCAGTCCTTGGAGGTGCAATGGACCTTTTAGCTACTGTTTCTTTAAACGTAAAAGTGAGGGAGAAGATGATGACAGTGAGTGGGAGACAAGACAAAGCCGTGGTGGGAGCGACATGGACAATGACTGCGCTGCGTCATTGGGTATCTTCCCCTGTGGCTCAGCAGTGGATGCAGCCGGAGAGCAACTGTATGGCGAGGTCCTCAACAACATGAGCTTTAGCGACCGCCTGTCCCGGGTCAATGCCCTCAAGGACCGCATGTACAGCTTCCCTTCTGGCTTCACAGATGTCCGCCGTGACGCCAGCGAGCTCATTGCGCTGGTTAGGTCCAGCATAGGTCGCTGCGATCGTGGTGCCCAAATGCCAATGCAGGATGTGTCTCAGTCAAAGCAACTCCTCTCAGTGGAGTCCAAAGAGTTAGGCCGGGCATGCAGGCGGATGGCACAGGCGCACAGCAGCCCTGAGGAGATGTTGCTTGCTGTGACTTGCAGCTTCCAGGTACTGTGTTGTCTCTGTGAAGCTTGTATGTGTCTCGTAAAGGGGCTGAGCGCCTCAGCCTCACACCAACAGAGAGAGGTTGTTGCAAAGGTAGATGAGGTCGTTATGAACTATATCTGTTTACTCAAAGCAGCTGAGGCTGCAACTGTGGGTGCACCGGGGGAGCAGAGCGTCAAGGCCCTGGTCAGACATTCCAGTACCATGTCAGCCATCGCTAATGCACTCACACGCTCTCTTAAAACGCTGCTTAGTAAGTAG